In Paenibacillus ihbetae, the following are encoded in one genomic region:
- the iolG gene encoding inositol 2-dehydrogenase — translation MKTIKIGIIGAGRIGKIHADHLLHMPGAEIAAISDLYAADELRAWAMERGIAVVTNNSTEIMEHPDIDAVFICSSTDTHVPLIKQAAANGKHIFCEKPVSMSVEQTREALAAVEAAGVSLQIGFNRRFDHNFSRVREIVSDGKIGEPHLIRITSRDPNPPHPDYIKVSGGLFMDMAIHDFDIARFLSGSEVVEVYAQGAVLVDPAIGEQGDIDTAVTTLRFASGALGVIDNSRKAVYGYDQRVEVFGSGGSVSADNDYPSTAVVSGPEGVTRDKPLYFFLERYKEAYINETRQFIESLQNGTPVPVSGHDGLQAELIALAAKRSLEQGRPVKLAELTGISTVS, via the coding sequence ATGAAAACCATTAAAATCGGCATTATCGGTGCCGGACGAATCGGCAAAATCCATGCGGATCATCTGCTGCACATGCCGGGCGCGGAAATTGCGGCCATCAGCGATCTATACGCTGCAGACGAGCTGCGTGCTTGGGCCATGGAGCGGGGCATAGCCGTAGTTACGAACAACAGTACCGAGATCATGGAGCATCCGGATATCGATGCCGTATTCATCTGCTCCTCGACGGATACGCATGTCCCGCTGATCAAGCAGGCCGCGGCGAACGGCAAGCATATCTTTTGCGAGAAGCCGGTTAGCATGAGCGTAGAGCAGACCCGCGAGGCGCTCGCGGCCGTGGAGGCAGCCGGCGTGAGTCTGCAGATCGGCTTCAACCGCCGGTTCGACCATAATTTCAGCCGGGTCCGCGAGATTGTGTCCGATGGGAAAATCGGGGAGCCGCATTTGATCAGGATTACCTCCCGCGATCCGAATCCGCCGCATCCGGATTATATTAAGGTGTCGGGCGGGCTGTTTATGGATATGGCGATTCATGATTTTGACATCGCCCGTTTTCTTTCGGGCAGTGAGGTGGTCGAAGTGTACGCCCAGGGAGCGGTGCTGGTAGATCCTGCGATCGGCGAACAGGGTGATATTGACACGGCCGTTACGACGCTGCGGTTTGCAAGCGGGGCGCTCGGCGTCATCGACAACAGCCGCAAGGCGGTTTACGGCTATGATCAGCGGGTCGAGGTATTCGGCTCCGGGGGCAGCGTTTCCGCCGACAACGATTATCCGAGTACCGCTGTCGTCAGCGGCCCGGAGGGCGTCACCCGCGACAAACCGTTGTACTTCTTCCTGGAGCGGTATAAAGAAGCGTACATCAACGAAACGCGTCAATTTATCGAGAGCCTGCAAAACGGCACGCCCGTGCCGGTCAGCGGCCATGACGGCCTGCAGGCGGAGCTGATTGCCTTGGCGGCCAAGCGCTCGCTGGAGCAAGGCCGTCCTGTGAAGCTGGCTGAGCTCACCGGCATTTCCACGGTAAGCTAA
- the iolB gene encoding 5-deoxy-glucuronate isomerase — MLNLIVPSTAPDRDGCVLSITPESAGWEYVGFEVYRLSEGQTLSRGTEDKEAALVLLSGRADVKAGGERWNNIGQRMSVFEKTPPYTVYVPSQEQYEVTALTELELAVCLAPGQGNHQARLIAPEDVGVENRGSGSMSRLVHNILPEQKPADSLLVVEVFTDGGNWSSYPPHKHDRDELPEESRLEETYYFRVQPEQGFAVQRLYTDDRSLDETMAVKDGQAVMVPEGYHPVSAPPGYDVYYLNVMAGPKRVWKFRNDPDHDWLMK, encoded by the coding sequence ATGCTGAACCTAATTGTGCCTTCTACGGCTCCGGACCGGGACGGATGTGTGCTGTCCATAACGCCTGAAAGCGCAGGCTGGGAATATGTAGGCTTTGAGGTATACCGTTTAAGCGAAGGACAGACGCTGAGCCGGGGGACGGAAGATAAGGAAGCGGCTCTTGTACTGCTGTCCGGCCGTGCCGATGTGAAGGCTGGTGGAGAGCGCTGGAACAACATTGGCCAGCGGATGAGCGTGTTTGAAAAGACGCCGCCCTATACGGTATATGTTCCTTCGCAGGAACAGTACGAAGTCACGGCGCTTACCGAGCTGGAGCTGGCGGTCTGTCTTGCTCCGGGGCAAGGCAACCATCAGGCCCGGCTGATCGCGCCGGAGGATGTCGGCGTCGAAAACCGCGGCAGTGGAAGCATGTCGCGCCTGGTGCATAACATTCTACCGGAGCAAAAGCCGGCGGACAGCCTGCTGGTGGTCGAGGTGTTTACGGATGGAGGAAACTGGTCCAGCTATCCGCCGCACAAACATGACCGCGATGAGCTGCCGGAGGAATCCCGGCTGGAGGAAACCTACTACTTCCGGGTGCAGCCGGAACAGGGCTTTGCCGTACAGCGGCTCTACACCGACGATCGTTCGCTGGACGAGACGATGGCGGTCAAGGACGGCCAGGCGGTTATGGTGCCCGAGGGCTACCATCCAGTTTCGGCGCCTCCCGGATATGACGTGTACTACCTGAACGTCATGGCAGGGCCGAAGCGGGTCTGGAAGTTCCGCAACGATCCGGATCATGACTGGCTAATGAAATAA
- a CDS encoding LacI family DNA-binding transcriptional regulator yields MIKATIYDVAREAGVSIATVSHVINGKGKISRQRREEILNIMKRLNYRPNAIASALASKRTYTLGLLVPDISNPFFAEIARAVEDRGHQLGYSVIICSTDNNEEKVKRYVSLLKQKQVDGVIIGTGVSHGELLKPLQEHSLAITLIARDHPELGASCVRVHDLDGGRLAAEHLLRLGHRRLAVLAENERVTSSGERVRGFVETAASFGVELPPDHIAVCDHKIEDGYRRAKTMLQLAEQPTGLFCCNDLLAIGALQAIRELGLRVPEDCSVVSFDDTILARVTDPPLTVIAQPIEEMGRLAVDLVVQDLAGQSDPARRMVLPPELVVRGSTARLL; encoded by the coding sequence ATGATCAAAGCGACTATTTATGACGTTGCGCGCGAAGCCGGCGTCTCCATTGCGACCGTCTCTCATGTCATTAACGGCAAGGGCAAGATCAGCCGCCAACGGCGTGAAGAGATTTTGAATATCATGAAGCGCTTGAATTACCGGCCAAACGCGATTGCCTCCGCCCTCGCCAGCAAAAGAACCTATACCCTCGGCCTGCTCGTTCCCGATATCTCCAACCCGTTTTTTGCCGAGATTGCGCGCGCCGTTGAGGACCGCGGACATCAGCTTGGGTACAGCGTCATCATCTGCAGCACGGACAACAATGAAGAAAAGGTAAAACGTTATGTCAGTCTGCTGAAGCAAAAGCAAGTGGATGGCGTCATTATCGGCACGGGTGTATCCCACGGCGAGCTGCTTAAGCCGCTGCAGGAGCATTCGCTGGCGATCACGCTCATCGCCCGGGACCATCCGGAGCTTGGGGCGAGCTGCGTTCGGGTTCATGATCTCGACGGCGGGCGTCTGGCTGCCGAGCATTTGCTTCGCCTCGGCCACCGCAGGCTGGCGGTGCTTGCGGAGAATGAGCGGGTGACGAGCAGCGGTGAGCGGGTAAGAGGGTTTGTCGAGACTGCAGCCTCGTTCGGCGTGGAACTGCCTCCGGATCATATTGCAGTCTGCGACCATAAGATCGAGGATGGATACCGGAGAGCCAAGACTATGCTGCAGCTGGCGGAGCAACCGACGGGGCTGTTCTGCTGTAACGACCTGCTGGCGATCGGGGCACTTCAGGCGATTCGCGAGCTCGGGCTGCGCGTGCCGGAGGATTGCTCGGTCGTCAGCTTTGACGATACGATCCTGGCGCGTGTCACCGATCCGCCGCTCACCGTGATCGCCCAGCCGATCGAGGAGATGGGCCGCTTGGCGGTTGACCTGGTGGTGCAGGATCTGGCCGGACAGAGCGATCCCGCCCGGCGGATGGTGCTTCCCCCGGAGCTGGTGGTCCGCGGCTCAACAGCGCGGCTATTATAG